A window of uncultured Methanoregula sp. genomic DNA:
CTCGGGCGTTCGCCCACTCTCGACAAATCCCTGATCTTCGCGCTTGGTGAGATTGGCGACCTGCGGGCTGCATCAGCCCTCTCGAAATGCCTGGTCTCTTTGGATTCCGAGATCAGTCTTGCAGCAGCGGGGGCACTTCAAAAAATATCCGGCTCAAAACCTGCCCGTTAACCGGGTTCAGGGTGATTCCCCGGATTGCGAATCGATCATGGAGAATGAAAATTTTTTTGCAAAAACTTTCTCGAAGGCTTTTCTCTCATTCTCGATACCCCAGATCTCAAGCTGGCAGTCGCCGCGCGTAACAATCTCAAGATGGACGGTGTCAGAATCTGCCCGTGTAAAACGGACATGCTGGATCAGGGCAGCATGGCTCCGGTCCAGGCTTTCCCCCAGCCGGATAAAGGTTGCAAGGACACGGAGGACATCGCGATCCTTTGCATCGAGTTCGGCTATACCGGGATCCTTCTTTTTGGGCGCCTTTTTCCGGTGGAACCGGGCCAGGTTTGCCATGAATGAGACTTCTTTCTGGTCGAACCCGAGAAGATCGGAATTCCTTATAATATAATACGAGTGGGCATGGTGATTGGTGTAGGAGATAAAGGACCCGATATCATGGAGGAAGGTTGCATATTCCAGAAGTTCGCGGGTCTGATCCCCGTAATTATGGAGCCCCGTCTCTTTTGCAGAATCGAACATCTCGAGCACGAGACTGGTCACGGTCCGGGCATGGGCTTCGTTGATCCCGCAGGATCGCCCGAGCTGGAGGACGCTCCGCTGCCGGGAAGAGAGTTCCCCAAGCAGGGGAAACGAATCCATCCGGGAGAGATAATCCACGAGAAGGCCGTCCTGAAGACCGCGGGTTGTGACGCTGATTCGGTCAAGCGAGAGCTCTTTCATGAATGTATCGAGAACAGCTGCCCCGGCAATGATGATATCGGCCCGCTCCGGGTTGATGCCGGGAACTTTCCTCCGCTGTTCCAGGGAAAGCGAGCAGAGCAGGTCGATAACTTTTTTTAAGTCCTTGTAACTCAGCACCAGGTCTGTTGCCGGGGTATCGGGGTGCAGGGCTTTGTGGGCTATTTCTGCAAGATTGATGATCGTGCCGGAACTGCCGACAGCGCAATTAATGGTTCCTTTGGGAATTTTTGCAAGGGAATGGACAATGGAATTCTTGATATGCTGCTGGACTTTCCGGTACCGTTCTGAGGATACCGGCCCGGTCTCGGCCGGGGGAAAATAGAGATTGGCAAGCCGGATTGCCCCAAGCCTGAAGCTGTCCAGGTACTGGTAATCCTTCTCGTTTCCTACTGCTATTTCCGTGCTCCCGCCACCAATGTCAATGAAAAAACCAACAGAAGAACCAAGATGCAGGCCGCTTGCAACCCCGAGATAGATGAGACGCGCCTCTTCCCTGCCGGAGATGACACGTATATCCAGCTGGGCTTCGAGCCGGATACGGTGGAGGAGTTCATTCTGGTTCGAGGCTTCACGGGCAGCCGATGTGGCTACTGCGACAAATTCCTCGGAATTGAAGGTCCGGCCCAGCTCGGTGAATTTTTTGCAGACAATGACAGCCCGTTCCATTGCCTCAGGCGTTATCTCATCTTCTTCAAACTCGCCATCCCCCAGCCGGACCTGCTGCTTCTGCCGGCTCAGAATCGTATAGGAATGGTTGGGGTTGAGCCTCACAACAAGGATACGGATGGAGTTGGTCCCCATATCGATGAATGAGACAACCCGGCCTTCAGGTCCCACGGTACGGGAATTCACCGGATCACCAGTTCACGGGAGAAAACCCTGTTAAAGAGATCGGATTTCACCCGGGCATGTTCTTTCTCCACCGTAATATCTTCAGCAGATATTGCGTCAGCGACAATCGTATCGGTATTGATCACGCAATGGATCTCCTGGACCGCTCCCCTGCGGGTATAATCAAAACCATCGGCAACCCTCAAAATAGCCGCAAGGAACAGGGCGCCCTGCCGGTCTTTTTCAGGGATAAATTGGTAGATATCCTCTGTCTCCGGGGACACCTTTCCACGGTGGGCAAGGGCAGCAAGGCTGATTATTGCACGCTCGGGTATATCGAATGGGAGGGTTTCTGCAGCAAAGATGATCGATGCGCTCTTACGGTTATGCCGGCGGGAACCGGAGATCCAGCCAATGTCATGGAGCATTGCAGCGCATTCAAGAAGGAACCGTTCATTGTTCTCCATCCGGTGGACCGGGCGGAGCGCGTCAAAAAGCATGAGTGAGAGCCGTGTCACCGTGCTGCCGTGCGGGATTCCTTCGGGATAAACCGGGACAAGGGCCTCTGCAGCTGCCCGGGCATCAGCCTCGCGGGCAGTTCCTTTTGGATGGTACCGATCCTTTCTTGCCTGGATAAGTGTTGTTTTGAGATCATTCCATGTTCCCGCCCGTTTCTGCGATTCCCAGTTCCGCACAAAATTACGGTACAGGGTAAGGCGTTCTTTTTCCCGTTCCCGCAGTACAATTTTCAGGCTGGCCAGGGTGGCAGTATCCGGCCGCTTCTCACAATTGTCAGACCGGAGCCGGCTTCGTTCCCGGAGGAGGAGCCTTGTGATGGTGTCGATCCAGACATCGCAGTCATGGATATCGCCAAGGATCTCCTGGATCTTTTTTACCCGGCCGATCGACTTTTTCAGGCCCAGGCGATAAACCGGGCCAAAGAGTTCCATCGTGTACCGGAGTTTTTTTGCAGCAATCCGGGTTGCATGGTGCTCTGCAACGGCTTCAGGATGGCTTACCCAGGTCTCAAAACCCAGGAAGGTTTCAAGACGGGAATAAATCCTGATGGCAGCAACCGGTGAAACGCCGAACATCAGGGCTTTTACCGGGGCGTGCGGCACGGTGTTCCGGATAGCAGAAAAATAGGTCTTCATCTCGGGAATAACCCGGCTCTTCTCGAGCGCATCAAGAGCCGAAATCACTCGTGTCTGGAGCGCTGCACGCTTTTTCTTGAGTTCAGAGAGCAGGTACCTCAGGGCTGCATTTTCAGGGAATTCCTGCCCTTTTGTATCGGGATGATGCAATTTCCAGAGACTGCTCTTTTTCCGGATCTGTTTCTGCAGGAATGCAATCTGGACGTCCGCATCCCGTGCCTCGCCCAGTGCCCGGGTAATATTTGCAATCTCTCCCATCCACCGGGCGTATGGCTTTTTGGGAAAGCAATCCTCAAACAGGGGAAGGGCCGCCCGGAGACGGCGGGAAGCCACGCGCATCCGGTGGATGTTCTCAATGTCCTTTGCCAGCCGGACTCCCTCGATTTCGATCTCGAATGCCTCAAGACGGGGGGGAAGTTCCTGCATGCCGAACCAGCATAAGCCGGCATGGGTGAGCGATCCCTCAGGCAGAGCCATCATACCAGGTACCCCGGTGTTCCATAAGCCATGTCTGGGCATTTTGCAGTTCTTCCCCCGGGGATCGGGTGGCACAGGTATATGTCCCGTCCGGATGCATCATCCGCTTCTTGACATTATCGCCAAGCTGGACGGGGAGGATGGTTGTGACGATAGCTGATCGGATCTTCTCATCCTGCACAGGGAAGAGAATCTCCACGCGTTTGTCGAGATTCCGGGGCATGAGATCGGCACTTCCGAGAAACACCTCCTCATTGCCGTTATTATGGAAATAGTAGATCCGGGCATGTTCGAGGAACCGGCCCACAATCGCAGTGACGGTTATGTTCTCGCTGATACCGGGAATGCCCGGGCGGAGACAGCAGATTCCCCGCACCTGGAGATCTATCCGGACGCCGGCCTGGGAAGCCCGGTAAAGGGCAATGATGCAGTCCTTGTCAACAAGGGCATTCATCTTGAAGATGAGATGGCCCCCGCCATGTTCCCGGTGAAGGCTGATCTCCCGTTCAATCTTCTCAAGAATGGACTTGCGAAGGGTAACCGGGGCTACCAGGAGTTTGTTGTATTGTTCGATCCGGGCATAGCCGGTTAAGAAATTGAAGAGGTTTGCAATATCCTCCCCTATCTGTTTGTCGCAGGTGAACATCCCGAAGTCCGTGTAAATACGACTGGTGGTGGCATTATAATTGCCGGTGCCCAGGTGCATGTACCGGCGGATACAATCTTTTTCACGCCGGACCACCATGCAGAGCTTGGCGTGGACCTTGAGCCCGACAACACCATACACGACATGGACACCCTCAGCTTCGAGTGCCCGGGCCCAGCCGATATTGTTCTCTTCATCGAACCGGGCTTTCAGCTCGATCAGCGCTGCAACCGCTTTGCCGTTCTCCCGGGCTTCCATGAGGGCATTGACAATCGGCGAGTTGGACCCAACGCGGTACAGGGTAATCTTGATGGCAAGAACATCCGGATCATGGGCAGCCTGCCGGATGAAATTGACAACGGGAGAGAAACTGTCGTACGGCTGGTAGATGAGAACATCATGGCGGCGGATCGTGGCAAAGATATCTTTTCCTTCTGCTATCTCCGGAGAGATTGAGGGCAGGAACGGGGTATCCTTAAGATTCGGGCGATCGATTGCCATGAGTTCCATGAGATCTGCCATCCCTACCGGATGCCCTACCCGGTAGATCATGGAGGAGGTGGCCCCAAGTTTGCTCTCAAGGATATGGCAGATATCGGGATGCATGGAGGAATCCACTTCGATCCGGACCGGGTTTCCCCGGGCTCTCTGTTCCATTACTTCTTCAACCGTCGTGAGCAGGTCTGATGCATCATCAACCTCAATCTCAAGATCCGCATCCCTTGTGATCCGGAACGGGAACGAGGAGACAACTTCAAGACCGGGAAAGAGATGATTGAGGTGGGCAGCGATGATCTCTTCAAGGTAAATGAAATGGAGGGGACTGCTGCTGGTCCGGGCCGAATCCGCAGGTTCAGGGATCCGGATCAGCCGCGAGAAAAGATTGGTCGGGACTTTGACCCGGGCAAAAAAATCCTTCCCTTTGGGATCGCGGACAATGATGGCCAGGTTGAGGGAGAGGTTGGAGATGAACGGGAACGGGTGGGAGCTGTCAAAGGCAAGGGGCGTGAGAACCGGGAAGACCTCGTTGACAAAAAAAGTGTGCATGGCGGCTTTCTGCTGCTCGTTTAACGTAGAATAAGAATGAAGGATAATTCCCTCTGCCGTGAGTTTTGGGAGGATCTCGTTGTGCCAGCAGTCGTACTGGACACGGAGTTCGGGAAGGAGCGCCTGCTGGATTGCATCGATCTGCTGGGAGGGGGTCATGCCATCCGGGGGAGCCTTGAGAACACCTTTTGATACCTGGCGCTGGAGACCGGATACCCGCACCATGAAGAACTCGTCCAGATTGTTTGCATAAATCGCAAGGAACTTGACCCGTTCAAGGAGCGGGTGATTCTTGTCCAGCGCTTCATCCAGGACATGCCGGTTGAACCGGATCCAGCTCAGTTCCCGGTTGATAAAAAGTGTTGGATCATTTCCAAACGTTTGCCCTGATTCAACGATGGTGTCCCGTGATGTAGAGGAATCCATATAATGCCCCAAAAAGTTTCTATAGAGATAGACGCCTCAAATCAATATAATCCTTGTGACCGTCGTGGGCTAATCCCGGATTCAGGATGACAGAGTTTCGTGATTGGGGGATCCGGCCGGGAGAGGGGAGTTATCCATTAAAGTTGTGGTACCGGTAACAGTTGTCGATGAACTCCTGTTTGCGGTGCTCGCTTTTGCCGGTGGGGGGTCTCAGATACCCGACTTCGGGAGTCTGCTCTGCCGGACAGTACGGGCAGAGAGCTGCATCCACATCATTGGATTTGTCCCGGACCGGGCAATAATAGGTCCCTTCTAATATCTCAACTCTGTCCCCGCCAGGAAACGGGGTGCCGACGGGATGGCCGGGTTCGCCAAGCACGAGCATGCAATACCCTGCAAGGAGGTATTTCAGGAACCGGATCCGGGGTGCATCACCAGGTTCATCATCCCGGCACTGGCGGCTGACCATATCCCAGTACGTGCCCTGTTCAGCGGTCAGGGATTCATTCAGGGTCGCAAACGTGCCCTGCTGCTTTGCCAGCCGGATCCTCTGGTAGGTTCCAAGCAGGTGTTCGTTTATTTTTGTTGTGAGCTCTTGCCGGTATTCCGGTGTAAGGGTGAGGATTTTTGTGGCAAAATTCTGCTTCATCTGCTGGATATCGGCAGGTGAAAAGGCAAGCACGAGCCGGGCAATCTCCTTGCCGAGTTGCCCCCGTGTTGCAGCATTTTTCAAGATCCTGCACTCCCGGGTTATATCTCCGGAGGAGGGGGAAAATGCAGGAGAATCCGGTTTTTTTCCAAAGAGTGACATAACAGGATCGCCGGAAGCAGGTTTTTGGTTTCTTCCGGATAGTATGAACCGGTTAAATATAATTTCTCCGGTTACTGCACCAGATCGCAAAAAAAACAGAATATGCCCGAATCTTTTTATATTCTCCATTCCTACGAATATTCATGGTGATTTGCCATGAGTGAGTGTTTTATTTGTCAATAACCTGCGTTTTTTAGATACAACCTTACGGGACGGGGAACAGACTCCCGGTGTCTCGCTGAATACCGAACAGAAACTTGAAATTGCATCAAGGCTCGCGGACATTGGTATCGATGTCATCGAAGCTGGTTCTGCCGCTGCATCCGATGGAGAGCGGGAAGCCATCAAAAAAATAGCGGATGCCGGTCTTGATGCAGAAATCTGTACGTTTGTCCGGGCTCTTCACGCCGACATCGATTTTGCGGCTGACTGCAATGTTGATTCAATCCACCTTGTAGTCCCGGTCAGCGACCTGCACATAGCAAAGAAGATGCGCAAGACCCGAAACGAGGTGGTCAGCATGGCCCTGGATGCGGTAGAATATGCAAAAGACCGGGGTCTTATTGTTGAACTGAGCGGGGAGGATGCTTCCCGGGCAGATCAGCAGTTCCTATGTTCGCTCTTTGCTTCCGGTGTAGAACGGGGGGCGGACCGGCTCTGTTTCTGCGATACGGTAGGTGTGCTTACTCCCGAAAAAGTTGCGGAATATATTCCGCCGCTTGCAAAAATTGCCCCGCTCTCCATCCACTGCCACGATGATCTCGGGTTTGCCCTGACCAACACGATGGCTGCCCTGAAAGCCGGCGCTTCCTGTACTCACGTGACCGTCAATGGTCTCGGGGAACGGGCGGGTAATACCCCGTTCGAGGAGGTTGTTATGGCTCTCGAAGTTCTTTACGGTTATCGCACCCGGATCCAGAAGGAACTCATCTACCCCCTTTCAAGCCTCGTATCCCGCCATACCGGAGTCCCGCTTGCCGTGAACAAGGCAATTGTCGGGGAGATGGCTTTCACGCACGAGAGCGGGATCCATGCGCACGGGATCATCCGCGAACCCGCCACATACGAATCGGTAAAACCCGAGATGGTCGGTCGCAAGCGCCGTATCGTTCTTGGCAAGCATTCGGGTTCCGCATCCGTTGAAGCAGCCCTTGATGAGATGAACTACAAGGCCGAGCCGCCGCAGGTAAAAGAGATTGTCAAAAGAGTAAAACAGCTTGGCGACAGCGGGAAGAGGGTCACGGATGCCGACCTGATGGCAGTTGCCGATGCCGTTCTTGCAATCGAATGCAAGCCGGTCATCAAGATGCGGCAGTTTACTGCCACCTCCGGCAGCCACATGATCCCGACTGCATCGGTCACGCTGGTCGTGAACGGGCAGGAGATGACCGGGGCTGCAACCGGGGATGGCCCGGTGGATGCTGCCATGCAGGTCCTGCGCAAATGTGTCAGCGATGTTGCAGATATCCGGCTTGAGGAATATCACGTAGATGCAATCCAGGGCGGCACCGACGCCCTTGTCGAAGTGACAGTAAGATTAAGTAAAGACGGAAAGATAATTACTTCACGCGGTGCCCGCACCGATATTATCATGGCCAGCGTTGAAGCGATGATCGCCGGCATGAACAGACTACTGAGGGACAGAACATGAAAACCGGGGCAAAAATCCTCGTCGAATCACTCCAGCGCGAGGGAGTCGAGACCATCTTCGGCTATCCTGGCGGAGTGGTGCTGCCTATCTATGATGAACTCTATGATTCACCCTTGCAGCACATCCTTGTACGGCACGAACAGGCTGCAGCGCATGCCGCGGACGGGTATGCGAGGGCAAGCGGTCGTGTAGGCGTATGCCTCGCCACATCCGGCCCCGGGGCATGCAATCTTGTTACCGGTATTGCCACGGCGTACATGGATTCGGTTCCCCTGGTAGCCCTTACCGGCCAGGTCCCGACGAACCTGCTTGGGAACGATGCTTTCCAGGAATCGGATATCACCGGGATCACGATGCCCATTACAAAGCACAATTACCTGGTAAAAAGCGCATCCGAAGTGAGCCGGGTTGTCCAGGAAGCGTTCTATATCGCCGGCACCGGCCGGCAGGGCCCGGTCCTCATCGATATCCCAAAAGATGTGAGCACCGGTATGTCCGGCGATGTAAAACTGCCGGAAAAAGTCTCGCTCCGGGGGTATAATCCGACCTATAAAGGGCACAAGCGGCAGATCGAAAAAGCCCTCGAACTGCTCGGCCATGCCGAGCGTCCGCTCATCTATGCCGGTGGCGGCATCATATCGTCCAATGCATCCCCGGAACTCATCGAATTTGCCACACTCGCGTCGGTACCGGTGACAACCACCCTGATGGGTATCGGGTGTCTTCCCTGCAACCACCCGCTCAACCTGGGCATGCTCGGGATGCATGGCACGGAATATGCAAATTTCGCGGTCACCGAATGCGACCTGATGATAGCCGTGGGCGCCCGGTTCGATGACCGGGTAACGGGCAAGATCGAGACGTTTGCTCCCACGGCAAAGATCATCCATATCGATATCGATCCAGCCGAGATCGGCAAGAACAAGAAAGTAGACGTCCCGATTGTCGGGGATGTGAAAGAGGTATTGAAAGACCTCCTTGCGCTCATGAAAAAACAGGATGCCCGTGATACCTGGCTCAAGAAGGTGCGGCACTGGAAACAGCATCACCCGCTCAAATGTCCTGACGATGGCAGACTGCACCCGCAGTACATCATCCGGACACTCTCCGATCTTGTCAAGGACAAGGCAGTCATCGTCTCAGAAGTCGGGCAGAACCAGATGTGGACTGCACAGCACTTCTGCTTCCGCAATCCCCGCACCTGGATCACATCCGGTGGCCTTGGTACCATGGGGTATGGTCTTCCCGCCGCGATGGGTGTTCACTTTGCCCGCCCGGATGTTCCGGTCTTCGACATAGCCGGCGATGGAAGCATCCAGATGAACATCCAGGAGTTCGGCACGCTTGCATCGAACAACATCCCGGTAAAAGTGGTGATCCTGAACAACATGTTCCTCGGCATGGTCCGGCAATGGCAGGAGCTCTTCTACGATCGCCGGTACTCATTCACGGAACTCCCGCCGGTTGATTTTGTCAAGATAGCCAATGCTTACGGTATTGAGGGAATAAGGGTCGAGTCCCCGGAAGATGTTAAACCGGCACTGCAGGCATCCCTTGACTGCAAGGGTCCGTTCGTGATGGATTTCCGGATCGAACGGGAAGGCAATGTCTTCCCCATGGTCCCGGCCGGTGCTGCCATCAACGAGATGATCGGGGGTCATCCACGCATATGAAACCACACACGCTATCCGTGCTCGTAGAGAACCGGGCCGGTGTCTTATCCCGCGTCACGGGACTCTTCTCGCGCCGGGGATTCAATATCGAGAGCCTTGCCGTTGGTCCCT
This region includes:
- a CDS encoding Ppx/GppA phosphatase family protein; the protein is MNSRTVGPEGRVVSFIDMGTNSIRILVVRLNPNHSYTILSRQKQQVRLGDGEFEEDEITPEAMERAVIVCKKFTELGRTFNSEEFVAVATSAAREASNQNELLHRIRLEAQLDIRVISGREEARLIYLGVASGLHLGSSVGFFIDIGGGSTEIAVGNEKDYQYLDSFRLGAIRLANLYFPPAETGPVSSERYRKVQQHIKNSIVHSLAKIPKGTINCAVGSSGTIINLAEIAHKALHPDTPATDLVLSYKDLKKVIDLLCSLSLEQRRKVPGINPERADIIIAGAAVLDTFMKELSLDRISVTTRGLQDGLLVDYLSRMDSFPLLGELSSRQRSVLQLGRSCGINEAHARTVTSLVLEMFDSAKETGLHNYGDQTRELLEYATFLHDIGSFISYTNHHAHSYYIIRNSDLLGFDQKEVSFMANLARFHRKKAPKKKDPGIAELDAKDRDVLRVLATFIRLGESLDRSHAALIQHVRFTRADSDTVHLEIVTRGDCQLEIWGIENERKAFEKVFAKKFSFSMIDSQSGESP
- a CDS encoding DUF2115 domain-containing protein gives rise to the protein MSLFGKKPDSPAFSPSSGDITRECRILKNAATRGQLGKEIARLVLAFSPADIQQMKQNFATKILTLTPEYRQELTTKINEHLLGTYQRIRLAKQQGTFATLNESLTAEQGTYWDMVSRQCRDDEPGDAPRIRFLKYLLAGYCMLVLGEPGHPVGTPFPGGDRVEILEGTYYCPVRDKSNDVDAALCPYCPAEQTPEVGYLRPPTGKSEHRKQEFIDNCYRYHNFNG
- the ilvB gene encoding biosynthetic-type acetolactate synthase large subunit is translated as MKTGAKILVESLQREGVETIFGYPGGVVLPIYDELYDSPLQHILVRHEQAAAHAADGYARASGRVGVCLATSGPGACNLVTGIATAYMDSVPLVALTGQVPTNLLGNDAFQESDITGITMPITKHNYLVKSASEVSRVVQEAFYIAGTGRQGPVLIDIPKDVSTGMSGDVKLPEKVSLRGYNPTYKGHKRQIEKALELLGHAERPLIYAGGGIISSNASPELIEFATLASVPVTTTLMGIGCLPCNHPLNLGMLGMHGTEYANFAVTECDLMIAVGARFDDRVTGKIETFAPTAKIIHIDIDPAEIGKNKKVDVPIVGDVKEVLKDLLALMKKQDARDTWLKKVRHWKQHHPLKCPDDGRLHPQYIIRTLSDLVKDKAVIVSEVGQNQMWTAQHFCFRNPRTWITSGGLGTMGYGLPAAMGVHFARPDVPVFDIAGDGSIQMNIQEFGTLASNNIPVKVVILNNMFLGMVRQWQELFYDRRYSFTELPPVDFVKIANAYGIEGIRVESPEDVKPALQASLDCKGPFVMDFRIEREGNVFPMVPAGAAINEMIGGHPRI
- a CDS encoding CHAD domain-containing protein, with product MMALPEGSLTHAGLCWFGMQELPPRLEAFEIEIEGVRLAKDIENIHRMRVASRRLRAALPLFEDCFPKKPYARWMGEIANITRALGEARDADVQIAFLQKQIRKKSSLWKLHHPDTKGQEFPENAALRYLLSELKKKRAALQTRVISALDALEKSRVIPEMKTYFSAIRNTVPHAPVKALMFGVSPVAAIRIYSRLETFLGFETWVSHPEAVAEHHATRIAAKKLRYTMELFGPVYRLGLKKSIGRVKKIQEILGDIHDCDVWIDTITRLLLRERSRLRSDNCEKRPDTATLASLKIVLREREKERLTLYRNFVRNWESQKRAGTWNDLKTTLIQARKDRYHPKGTAREADARAAAEALVPVYPEGIPHGSTVTRLSLMLFDALRPVHRMENNERFLLECAAMLHDIGWISGSRRHNRKSASIIFAAETLPFDIPERAIISLAALAHRGKVSPETEDIYQFIPEKDRQGALFLAAILRVADGFDYTRRGAVQEIHCVINTDTIVADAISAEDITVEKEHARVKSDLFNRVFSRELVIR
- a CDS encoding 2-isopropylmalate synthase, coding for MSVLFVNNLRFLDTTLRDGEQTPGVSLNTEQKLEIASRLADIGIDVIEAGSAAASDGEREAIKKIADAGLDAEICTFVRALHADIDFAADCNVDSIHLVVPVSDLHIAKKMRKTRNEVVSMALDAVEYAKDRGLIVELSGEDASRADQQFLCSLFASGVERGADRLCFCDTVGVLTPEKVAEYIPPLAKIAPLSIHCHDDLGFALTNTMAALKAGASCTHVTVNGLGERAGNTPFEEVVMALEVLYGYRTRIQKELIYPLSSLVSRHTGVPLAVNKAIVGEMAFTHESGIHAHGIIREPATYESVKPEMVGRKRRIVLGKHSGSASVEAALDEMNYKAEPPQVKEIVKRVKQLGDSGKRVTDADLMAVADAVLAIECKPVIKMRQFTATSGSHMIPTASVTLVVNGQEMTGAATGDGPVDAAMQVLRKCVSDVADIRLEEYHVDAIQGGTDALVEVTVRLSKDGKIITSRGARTDIIMASVEAMIAGMNRLLRDRT
- the ppk1 gene encoding polyphosphate kinase 1, which codes for MDSSTSRDTIVESGQTFGNDPTLFINRELSWIRFNRHVLDEALDKNHPLLERVKFLAIYANNLDEFFMVRVSGLQRQVSKGVLKAPPDGMTPSQQIDAIQQALLPELRVQYDCWHNEILPKLTAEGIILHSYSTLNEQQKAAMHTFFVNEVFPVLTPLAFDSSHPFPFISNLSLNLAIIVRDPKGKDFFARVKVPTNLFSRLIRIPEPADSARTSSSPLHFIYLEEIIAAHLNHLFPGLEVVSSFPFRITRDADLEIEVDDASDLLTTVEEVMEQRARGNPVRIEVDSSMHPDICHILESKLGATSSMIYRVGHPVGMADLMELMAIDRPNLKDTPFLPSISPEIAEGKDIFATIRRHDVLIYQPYDSFSPVVNFIRQAAHDPDVLAIKITLYRVGSNSPIVNALMEARENGKAVAALIELKARFDEENNIGWARALEAEGVHVVYGVVGLKVHAKLCMVVRREKDCIRRYMHLGTGNYNATTSRIYTDFGMFTCDKQIGEDIANLFNFLTGYARIEQYNKLLVAPVTLRKSILEKIEREISLHREHGGGHLIFKMNALVDKDCIIALYRASQAGVRIDLQVRGICCLRPGIPGISENITVTAIVGRFLEHARIYYFHNNGNEEVFLGSADLMPRNLDKRVEILFPVQDEKIRSAIVTTILPVQLGDNVKKRMMHPDGTYTCATRSPGEELQNAQTWLMEHRGTWYDGSA